One Phycisphaera mikurensis NBRC 102666 DNA window includes the following coding sequences:
- a CDS encoding phosphate porin codes for MNRTLPTRPLALAAALAAVSPALAHGQATAASEAEILRLQAEVAAMRAEMDAMKAGDATWMDADREAQTRRVVEEAIAEADVTAGNTGAGGAVEGGMSAGYNGKKFVLEGEGYTMEIGGQLQFRYAFNRDAGRDAGTGDASDLDGFEMRRTKLGFEGTLLDPDLEYTLVFAAPRNGGDFFIEDAIIGYTFENGVGLQAGLFKLPFAFEELLSSKRQLAADRGLSTEFFTLNRAEQVQLSVPVADVAKTYLSFSDGGNRANTGALNDATDYALTGRAQFRLAGDWGQVKDLVAFEDEFALFAGVAGHVEKAKDQGGLDGDTTFAYTGDAVMKVQNLALMGAFYGASADDADLNQLGFLAQAGYNLTEKLQPFARYDFVDNDVTDVSAVTAGFNYFFNGHKAKFTLDGIYVIEPDGDVDAGALGGLNGGTYSSGLGLDDDGLNGDDSMFAVRAQFQLLF; via the coding sequence ATGAATCGGACGCTGCCCACCCGCCCCCTCGCGCTCGCCGCCGCTCTCGCGGCTGTTTCCCCCGCCCTCGCCCACGGCCAAGCGACCGCGGCCAGCGAGGCCGAGATCCTTCGGCTGCAGGCCGAGGTCGCCGCGATGCGGGCCGAGATGGACGCGATGAAGGCCGGTGACGCCACGTGGATGGACGCGGACCGCGAGGCGCAGACCCGCCGCGTCGTGGAGGAGGCGATCGCCGAGGCGGACGTCACCGCCGGCAACACGGGCGCCGGTGGCGCGGTGGAGGGCGGCATGTCGGCCGGCTACAACGGCAAGAAGTTCGTGCTCGAGGGCGAGGGCTACACCATGGAGATCGGCGGGCAGCTGCAGTTCCGCTACGCCTTCAACCGCGACGCCGGCCGCGACGCGGGCACCGGCGACGCGTCCGACCTCGACGGCTTCGAGATGCGGCGGACCAAGCTCGGCTTCGAGGGCACGCTGCTCGACCCCGACCTGGAGTACACGCTGGTCTTCGCCGCCCCGCGCAACGGGGGCGACTTCTTCATCGAGGACGCCATCATCGGCTACACCTTCGAGAACGGCGTGGGCCTCCAGGCCGGCCTCTTCAAGCTGCCCTTCGCCTTCGAGGAGCTGCTGTCCAGCAAGCGGCAGCTCGCGGCGGACCGCGGCCTGTCCACCGAGTTCTTCACGCTCAACCGCGCCGAGCAGGTGCAGCTCTCGGTCCCGGTCGCGGACGTGGCGAAGACCTACCTCAGCTTCAGCGACGGCGGCAACCGCGCCAACACCGGGGCGCTGAACGACGCCACCGACTACGCCCTCACCGGCCGCGCCCAGTTCCGCCTCGCCGGGGACTGGGGCCAGGTGAAGGACCTCGTCGCCTTCGAGGACGAGTTCGCGCTCTTCGCCGGCGTGGCGGGCCACGTCGAGAAGGCCAAGGACCAGGGCGGCCTCGACGGCGACACCACCTTCGCGTACACCGGCGACGCGGTGATGAAGGTGCAGAACCTCGCGCTGATGGGCGCCTTCTACGGCGCCAGCGCCGACGACGCCGACCTCAATCAGCTCGGCTTCCTCGCGCAGGCCGGCTACAACCTGACCGAGAAGCTGCAGCCCTTCGCCCGCTACGACTTCGTGGACAACGACGTCACCGACGTCTCGGCCGTCACCGCCGGCTTCAACTACTTCTTCAACGGCCACAAAGCCAAGTTCACGCTGGACGGGATCTACGTGATCGAGCCCGACGGCGACGTCGACGCGGGCGCCCTGGGCGGCCTCAACGGCGGCACCTACTCCAGCGGCCTGGGCCTCGACGACGACGGGCTCAACGGCGACGACTCGATGTTCGCGGTGCGGGCACAGTTCCAGCTGCTGTTCTAA
- a CDS encoding PEP-CTERM sorting domain-containing protein, giving the protein MKIVPTTPALLLAAATAVPAAAAPVTLGDFTRLGADTDATVSFSGNTGGTVAYNANGEPRVDVGIVSSLTEAATFTQVGDKITFSGTYDSITTSASSNNAFYNGFLFNSVAAPRNGSGEVLKVNLGYGSDSAGDARFTRIGNNSAFAGGSAFAGEVIFEDDQKFATGNAVDFVYTLELTGIGAGTSASFDYQFTAEFAATATSGAASITAAVNGVGTDTVTAVYAATNNGSFFNPNDTWTLGNAAVDFTPVPEPASALLLAAGGLVMLRRRSA; this is encoded by the coding sequence ATGAAGATCGTCCCCACCACCCCCGCCCTCCTGCTCGCCGCCGCCACCGCCGTGCCCGCCGCGGCGGCCCCGGTGACGCTGGGTGACTTCACCCGCCTCGGAGCCGACACCGACGCCACCGTCTCGTTCAGCGGCAACACCGGCGGGACGGTGGCTTACAACGCCAACGGCGAGCCGCGGGTGGACGTCGGCATCGTGTCGTCGCTTACCGAGGCGGCCACCTTCACGCAGGTCGGCGACAAGATCACCTTCAGCGGCACCTACGACAGCATCACCACGAGTGCTTCTTCGAACAACGCGTTTTACAACGGCTTCCTGTTCAACAGCGTCGCGGCGCCGCGCAACGGGAGCGGCGAGGTGCTGAAGGTCAACCTGGGCTACGGCTCCGACAGCGCCGGCGACGCCCGCTTCACGAGGATCGGCAACAACAGCGCCTTCGCCGGCGGCAGCGCCTTCGCCGGCGAGGTCATCTTCGAGGACGACCAGAAGTTCGCCACGGGCAATGCGGTCGATTTCGTCTACACCCTCGAGCTGACGGGCATCGGGGCGGGCACCTCGGCTTCCTTCGACTACCAGTTCACCGCGGAGTTCGCCGCGACGGCGACGTCGGGTGCCGCCTCGATCACGGCGGCCGTCAACGGCGTGGGCACCGACACCGTCACCGCCGTGTACGCGGCGACCAACAACGGCAGCTTCTTCAACCCGAACGACACGTGGACGCTCGGCAACGCCGCGGTCGACTTCACCCCCGTTCCCGAGCCCGCCTCGGCGCTCCTCCTCGCCGCCGGCGGCCTGGTGATGCTGCGTCGCCGCTCCGCCTGA
- a CDS encoding sensor histidine kinase, producing MASPSSPIIAVATPFLAAAVAAGGLLLLAAAAALVASLLGRLGEARRQAADAAAEAARLRDRLGSESLRRAEADATLASMSDAMIAVDTGGAVLRINRSAGRLLLVAPDAARGRPLTEVARDPAISALFADTLDRRAVDDRELKLAVADQPLDRPRRLSARTAVLHDEAGARIGAIAVLRDVTELRRLEGVRKDFVANVSHELKTPIAAMKAAVETLLDGADETPADRLRFLRMAARQAERLDAIIEDLLTLARLEGSPRRLELAAEWVGPILAAAADACAPAAEEAGVRVVVNCEPGLLALVQPNLAEQAVVNLLDNAIKYGPAGGTVRVDAGPGASPGSTAIRVHNGGPGIPEDHLARLFERFYRVDPSRSRSGGGTGLGLSIVRHVAEACGGGVAVASPPGEGTTFTLTLLGPPEPAGAEEAAVAKKTDPGGEAPRDEPAAPARARLGSLASLLTPSIVLVLALPFPTDLL from the coding sequence GTGGCCAGCCCTTCTTCGCCGATCATCGCCGTTGCGACCCCGTTCCTCGCGGCGGCAGTCGCCGCGGGCGGGCTGCTCCTGCTCGCCGCCGCGGCGGCGCTCGTCGCTTCGCTGCTTGGGCGCCTCGGGGAGGCGCGGCGCCAGGCGGCGGACGCCGCCGCCGAGGCGGCGCGGCTGCGCGACCGGCTCGGCAGCGAGAGCCTGCGGCGGGCCGAGGCCGACGCGACGCTGGCCTCGATGAGCGACGCGATGATCGCCGTCGACACCGGCGGCGCGGTGCTGCGGATCAACCGCTCCGCCGGCCGCCTGCTGCTGGTCGCTCCCGACGCCGCCCGCGGCCGGCCGCTGACCGAGGTGGCGCGCGACCCGGCCATCTCCGCCCTCTTCGCCGACACGCTCGACCGCCGCGCGGTCGACGACCGCGAGCTCAAGCTGGCGGTGGCCGACCAGCCGCTGGACCGGCCCCGCCGCCTGTCCGCCCGCACCGCGGTGCTGCACGACGAGGCCGGCGCCCGCATCGGCGCGATTGCGGTGCTGCGTGACGTGACCGAGCTGCGGCGGCTCGAGGGCGTCCGCAAGGACTTCGTCGCCAACGTGTCGCACGAACTCAAGACGCCGATCGCCGCGATGAAGGCCGCCGTGGAGACGCTGCTCGACGGCGCCGACGAAACGCCCGCCGACCGGCTCCGCTTCCTGCGGATGGCCGCGCGCCAGGCCGAGCGGCTCGACGCCATCATCGAGGACCTCCTGACGCTCGCCCGCCTCGAGGGCTCGCCCCGGCGGCTCGAGCTCGCCGCCGAGTGGGTCGGTCCGATCCTCGCGGCCGCCGCGGACGCCTGCGCTCCCGCGGCCGAGGAAGCGGGCGTGCGCGTGGTCGTGAACTGCGAGCCGGGCCTGCTCGCGCTGGTGCAGCCCAACCTCGCCGAGCAGGCGGTCGTGAACCTCCTCGACAACGCCATCAAGTACGGCCCCGCCGGCGGCACCGTCCGCGTCGACGCCGGCCCCGGCGCCTCCCCCGGGTCCACCGCGATCCGCGTCCACAACGGCGGCCCGGGCATCCCCGAGGACCACCTCGCCCGCCTCTTCGAGCGGTTCTACCGGGTCGATCCCTCGCGTAGCCGATCCGGCGGCGGCACGGGCCTGGGCCTGTCGATCGTGCGGCACGTGGCGGAGGCGTGCGGCGGCGGCGTGGCGGTGGCCTCGCCCCCGGGCGAAGGCACCACCTTTACCCTCACCCTCCTGGGCCCCCCGGAGCCCGCGGGCGCAGAGGAAGCCGCGGTGGCGAAGAAGACCGATCCAGGAGGCGAAGCGCCGCGGGACGAGCCGGCCGCGCCGGCCAGAGCGCGCCTTGGTTCCCTCGCCTCCCTGCTGACGCCCTCCATCGTTCTCGTGCTCGCTCTCCCCTTCCCCACCGACCTCCTATGA
- the phoU gene encoding phosphate signaling complex protein PhoU: MSVFLQKQIDKLKKQVLEIGACCEEALRDAVVSVLERDPDLAERVIARDTRIDLLEVELEEECLHTLALHQPVAFDLRYVVAVLKINNDLERIGDHAKSIAQQAIFLCDEPAIDRPPFDLREMSGVTAKMLRSALDALVGLDVDEAKAVRKLDKTVDRINAAMYDDVIAAMRKSPEHMEQLVHFMNISRQLERTADHACNVAKDVRYMAEGEIFRHMRKRRQAAEQAEAIAAAEADPAED, translated from the coding sequence ATGAGCGTTTTCCTCCAGAAACAGATCGACAAGCTGAAGAAGCAGGTCCTCGAGATCGGTGCCTGCTGCGAGGAGGCGCTGCGGGACGCCGTGGTGTCCGTGCTCGAGCGGGACCCCGACCTTGCCGAGCGCGTCATCGCGCGCGACACGCGGATCGACCTGCTCGAGGTCGAGCTCGAGGAGGAGTGCCTGCACACCCTCGCGCTCCACCAGCCCGTCGCGTTCGACCTCCGCTACGTCGTCGCCGTCCTCAAGATCAACAACGACCTCGAACGCATCGGCGACCACGCCAAGAGCATCGCCCAGCAGGCGATCTTCCTGTGCGACGAGCCCGCGATCGACCGGCCGCCCTTCGATCTCCGCGAGATGAGCGGCGTCACCGCGAAGATGCTGCGCAGCGCCCTGGATGCGTTGGTCGGCCTCGACGTCGACGAGGCGAAGGCGGTCCGCAAGCTCGACAAGACGGTCGATCGCATCAACGCCGCGATGTACGACGACGTCATCGCCGCCATGCGGAAGTCGCCTGAGCACATGGAGCAGCTGGTTCACTTCATGAACATCTCGCGGCAGCTCGAGCGAACCGCCGACCACGCCTGCAACGTCGCCAAGGACGTGCGGTACATGGCCGAGGGCGAGATCTTCCGGCACATGCGGAAGCGGCGGCAGGCCGCCGAGCAGGCCGAAGCGATCGCTGCGGCGGAAGCGGATCCGGCGGAAGACTGA
- a CDS encoding response regulator: MSDPAPARILLVEDELDLLELLRFNLEREGYDVVAAQTGAAALAAARAEALDLVLLDRMLPGMEGLEICRTLRKRTETARVPIIMLTAKGEEADVVKGLEAGADDYVTKPFSPRVLLARIRAVLRRGEAGENDPAKLSAGGVSLDRERHAVTADGEPVDLTATEFKLLALLLSRPGRVFTRQQIIERIHEGFAAVTDRSVDVQVVALRRKLLSRGDRLETVRGVGYRFAEDRD, encoded by the coding sequence ATGTCCGATCCCGCCCCCGCCCGCATCCTTCTCGTCGAGGACGAGCTCGACCTGCTCGAGCTCCTCCGCTTCAACCTCGAGCGGGAGGGGTACGACGTGGTGGCGGCCCAGACCGGCGCCGCGGCGCTCGCCGCCGCCCGGGCCGAAGCCCTCGATCTCGTCCTGCTCGACCGCATGCTCCCGGGCATGGAGGGCCTGGAGATCTGCCGCACGCTGCGCAAGCGCACCGAGACGGCGCGGGTGCCGATCATCATGCTCACCGCCAAGGGCGAGGAGGCCGACGTCGTCAAGGGGCTCGAGGCCGGGGCGGACGACTACGTCACCAAGCCGTTCTCGCCGCGGGTGCTGCTCGCGCGGATCCGCGCGGTGCTCCGCCGGGGCGAGGCGGGGGAGAACGATCCCGCCAAGCTCAGCGCCGGCGGGGTGAGCCTCGACCGCGAGCGGCACGCGGTGACGGCCGACGGCGAGCCGGTGGACCTGACGGCGACGGAGTTCAAGCTGCTGGCGCTGCTGCTGTCGCGGCCCGGACGCGTCTTCACGCGTCAGCAGATCATCGAGCGCATCCACGAAGGCTTCGCCGCCGTCACCGACCGTAGCGTGGACGTGCAGGTCGTCGCCCTGCGACGGAAGCTGCTCTCGCGCGGCGATCGGCTCGAGACGGTCCGCGGGGTGGGCTATCGCTTCGCAGAAGACCGAGACTGA